A single Venturia canescens isolate UGA chromosome 1, ASM1945775v1, whole genome shotgun sequence DNA region contains:
- the LOC122419344 gene encoding early endosome antigen 1-like isoform X3, whose amino-acid sequence MTSWSQVIIEWANSLGIIESSVESTQDLQDGVFYKTLVSHLCGGTNDESLIDDTKTPQTDDQILKFIRSEYPKFECTDSLESSHKDLYIASLLLAQCAQQPMFHRPMCVALRQETQVRIKQFLEVVLPYGKNLTKESIEAALKELEDDVVSNETLSTPKVRPLREFFNSPAVKSARSQRFMNERNRELMCLRAQLETEQYEKADLIEDIRIEKEKVVNLQKKLDEKTRELRDLRSDRLKPPTPQSCRKSKKMLDNNEEFYQRQAEELETRNSKLALEIEKLCEEKEELSRRLTSSENCAEAIKEKYEKTLESLAYELDTRNNDIVCLRTNIEELREHIRQTKRLSLGDQSLNMEPMCNEALSSIVDLQLQEARQESAQLRNELLEVGLKLETSLRECEKLRRLEILINEKTTELDSMQKTLNEREEQLSSSNARVTHLELEGSQLLEKFTKLEKKLQETKELTTLEQERNNELESDLEIARSRVNDLTASLESAKSQTVELNSIVEGTRKELVNVRSSLSTKEEQLSLATEEKNNLESLLNEKRKELREINVSLENEKVSVKKLESVVDACNKESQDLRKDLSWSNERLSLVNEERMILELTLRSTVDKLEMTESCLQNERTRVTELESTLVKANKDLEDMKNLLDSKEESLNQEGRKITEFETVVNQTRKDNEELQRMLDELKVALQTERDGSNALKEMISRSKKTSEDLESLLASKEILLRESEERESCLNKELEFYKSKNNELNDSMRVEIAKSSELEAKIFQRNEKYCELEANLVAAQNLLEETEVIKREVEAQLDTANVKITGMESELKDFRTELLRLEEEKRENISANTALKESAKLDAEKIISLETKISNYEGVIEDLNRSLTEKTEKVNELQNELNEKSTSLDSLSQHLNESAKRESTTVDLLRASEQKVTELYELSQDTKIQMATEREKSKNLYDEIKKLEEKWSISVHTINELENRCEELKGELNESQKKLYKETTSNGELKERVDELCRLRCELEEELSTKKNQITSVQAQWDECKNELASSINEISLLKRNIEKATVELEEARERFEKESLKNQEITEELEPSRSMNENLKEELSSKKEKLASIQSQWDECKNELASSINEISLLKRNIEKATEELEEARERFEKESLKNEAITKELDASRSINENLEGELLSTKNELTTVRSQWSEGQTNLASSINEISLMKQDIEKMKYVLEKSQENFSKESLKNGEISKELEDSRALNKDLEEKWTDCKIQVETIVAEKNNLEEKLQLELAKQRGQLEDLESAKTLLEQELSSFTALKSDMTEEIRRLREVLESSRNDQQNMKETHDKECSKFQQQIEDFNEQSKRQLEEIESLRNQLESIKFEKVRLTEKMEETNNTVAVLEKRLVVAENLRMEIELEDKLKKEALNVVQAKLEQLGKEKIETELRMKEVIVNLQEVRTSQDQVMEAQIQALEEKSRQHVNLEKEMDEFRIALKEKTSKLEAAEAKVEDILAELKTAREEGKEKSVLVKKLESLLEVEREQFGETTRNLETVNNNIVEIEKISRVLKAELDSLWDSVRNTLPELARSRTSLDNNENAKDLLSAFVEDTNAIQRVVSILSEANETLKEHASSEKESARILCDEVEKQKFELNELLKGVETELEKRDQRVSLLTERDKNLQELLMKVASERDEVEKELVHLINRWKLLTIEAENFITTGNLNCEELKNLINQRNEIESSLFGFNERHTCNSKSLFESLHRIFCSSETELESSRETILSEEMQRGELMKQGLTVLVEKMDEFSENLKTYDTKLKSGLLNEASENEKKLRAELEKISKEKKDIKDKFDAARARNAKMEKNMEDLRNDSKKVKSELIGELEKLRALIDKLEEEKVELAKRVNEKADVETLHNEYGQKLEKIKQKMKTAYNEQIAKLNQEQEKILNEKIESLKIQTEQQCRKYAEDIAKYKAHISDLSSRYWEVGEKLLAETQEKQVALQQVQRLRELKHNQEITAEYKEQVVHNRQKTASLDRREFTIDRLPKDSSSRVGYGAVEVIEEETTTFSTHRRHSVKSIQAMGNAFRAEDEEGEVFDSVYLADLKEGRCAPKGPDFDRLSELRMRNSMCRPHLKSSYAVETNLQPIALLEDDIKGNELKSPNSRILKERNVERRTTATPRGLKNLFGTSMSKRQDENTVGTPKGRRLSNIFRKQRTERN is encoded by the exons ATGACTTCGTGGAGCCAAGTGATTATTGAGTGGGCCAATTCTCTAGGGATCATTGAATCGAGCGTTGAAAGTACACAAGATTTGCAGGACGGTGTATTTTACAAGACTCTCGTATCCCATTT gtGTGGAGGAACGAACGATGAAAGTTTGATTGATGACACAAAAACACCTCAAACAGATGAccaaatcttgaaatttatccggt CGGAATATCCCAAGTTCGAGTGCACCGATAGTCTCGAATCAAGTCACAAGGATTTGTACATAGCATCTCTACTACTTGCGCAATGTGCCCAGCAGCCCATGTTCCACCGACCTATGTGCGTAGCTTTGAGACAAGAGACTCAAGttcgaataaaacaatttttggaGGTTGTTTTACCGTacggaaaaaatttgacaaaagaATCCATCGAAGCTGCATTAAAAGAGCTCGAAGATGACGTAGTATCAAACGAAACGCTCTCAACTCCAAAAGTTCGACCTCttagagaattttttaattcaccggCTGTTAAATCTGCTCGAAGCCAGAGATTCATGAACGAAAGAAATCGGGAACTCATGTGTCTTCGGGCCCAATTGGAAACTGAACAATACGAGAAGGCAGATCTCATCGAAGATATCAGaattgaaaaggaaaaagtagtcaatttacaaaaaaaactcgatgaaaaaacgcgagAATTACGGGATTTGCGTAGCGATCGATTGAAACCGCCGACACCGCAATCATGTCGGAAGTCCAAAAAAATGCTGGATAACAACGAGGAGTTTTACCAGCGTCAAGCGGAAGAGCTTGAGACCAGAAATTCAAAACTTGCATTGGAAATAGAGAAATTATgcgaagagaaagaagagcTCTCAAGGCGATTGACATCGAGCGAAAATTGTGCCGAggcgataaaagaaaaatacgaaaaaacgcTGGAGAGCCTCGCCTATGAATTAGATACGAGGAACAACGATATTGTGTGTTTACGTACGAATATCGAAGAATTGCGCGAACATATTCGACAAACGAAGAGGCTATCGCTCGGAGATCAGAGCCTCAACATGGAACCCATGTGCAACGAAGCTCTCAGCTCAATCGTCGATCTTCAACTCCAAGAAGCTCGCCAGGAATCGGCTCAGTTGAGAAATGAATTGCTCGAGGTTGGACTCAAGCTAGAAACCTCGCTGCGCGAGTGTGAAAAATTGCGCAGGCTCGAGATTctaattaacgaaaaaacgacGGAACTGGATTCTATGCAGAAGACTCTTAACGAAAGAGAGGAGCAACTTTCGTCGAGCAACGCTAGAGTAACGCATCTCGAACTCGAAGGCTCACAATTGTTAGAAAAATTCAcgaagcttgaaaaaaaattgcaggaAACAAAAGAATTAACCACTCTCGAAcaagaacgaaataatgaactGGAATCTGATCTTGAGATCGCGCGTTCGAGAGTCAACGATTTAACAGCTTCTTTAGAAAGTGCAAAATCCCAAACAGTCGAATTGAATTCAATCGTTGAAGGCACTCGAAAAGAATTGGTAAATGTGCGAAGTTCTTTGTCGACGAAAGAAGAACAACTGTCGCTGGcaacggaagaaaaaaataatttagaaTCGTTgttgaatgagaaacgaaagGAGCTTCGAGAAATAAATGTCTCCTTGGAAAATGAGAAAGTCTCAGTAAAGAAATTGGAATCGGTTGTGGATGCTTGCAACAAAGAATCTCAAGATTTACGAAAGGATTTGAGTTGGAGCAACGAACGACTTTCGCTCGTTAACGAGGAGAGAATGATTTTGGAATTGACTCTTCGGTCGACTGTAGACAAACTCGAGATGACGGAAAGTTGTTTGCAAAATGAAAGAACTCGGGTGACGGAGTTGGAATCAACGTTGGTTAAAGCCAACAAAGACCTGGaagatatgaaaaatttgctTGATTCGAAGGAGGAAAGTTTGAACCAGGAGGgaagaaaaatcaccgaattCGAAACGGTTGTCAATCAAACCCGAAAAGATAATGAAGAATTGCAAAGGATGCTCGACGAATTGAAAGTAGCTTTACAAACAGAGAGAGATGGATCTAACGCGTTGAAAGAGATGATTTCACGTTCGAAGAAAACCTCCGAAGATCTCGAATCTCTGTTGGCATCGAAGGAAATACTCTTGAGGGAATCAGAAGAACGCGAAAGTTGTTTGAACAAGgaattagaattttataaatcgaaaaacaacgaattgaATGACTCGATGCGTGTCGAGATTGCGAAGTCTTCCGAACTCGAagcaaaaattttccaaagaaatgaaaaatattgcgaGCTTGAGGCAAACCTGGTTGCGGCCCAAAATTTGCTTGAAGAAACGGAGGTGATCAAGCGAGAAGTTGAGGCGCAACTGGACACGGCAAATGTTAAAATAACGGGAATGGAGTCAGAATTGAAAGACTTTAGAACAGAACTTCTAAGActcgaagaagaaaagaggGAGAACATTTCAGCGAATACTGCGTTGAAGGAATCCGCAAAATTGGACGCAGAAAAAATAATCTCTTTGGAAACTAAGATCTCGAACTACGAGGGAGTGATTGAAGATCTCAATCGGTCGTTGAcggaaaaaacagaaaaagttaatgaacTCCAGAACGAACTGAACGAGAAGAGCACTTCGTTGGATTCATTGAGTCAGCATCTAAACGAGTCAGCGAAACGTGAAAGTACCACCGTCGATTTATTAAGAGCGAGCGAACAAAAAGTTACCGAATTATACGAACTCAGTCAAGATACGAAGATTCAAATGGCGACagaacgtgaaaaatcgaagaatttatacgatgagataaaaaaactcgaagagAAATGGTCTATTTCCGTCCACACCATCAACGAATTAGAAAATCGATGCGAAGAGCTGAAGGGAGAATTGAACGAGagccaaaaaaaattgtacaaagaAACGACTTCGAATGGAGAACTGAAAGAACGAGTGGACGAACTTTGTAGACTGAGGTGCGAGCTCGAAGAAGAGTTGTCAACGAAGAAAAACCAAATCACAAGCGTTCAGGCTCAGTGGGACGAGTGTAAAAACGAACTGGCATCGTCCatcaacgaaatttcactCCTGAAACGAAACATCGAAAAGGCGACGGTAGAACTCGAAGAAGCTCGGGAAAGATTCGAGAAAGAATCCTTGAAAAACCAGGAAATAACAGAAGAGTTAGAGCCTTCTCGTTCAATGAATGAAAATCTCAAAGAAGAATTGTCGTCAAAGAAAGAGAAACTCGCAAGCATTCAGAGTCAGTGGGACGAATGTAAAAACGAACTGGCATCGTCCatcaacgaaatttcactCCTGAAACGAAACATCGAAAAGGCGACGGAAGAACTCGAAGAAGCTCGGGAAAGATTCGAGAAAGAATCCTTGAAAAACGAGGCAATAACAAAGGAGTTGGACGCTTCTCGTTCAATTAATGAAAATCTCGAAGGTGAACTTTTGTCAACGAAAAACGAACTGACAACCGTCCGGAGTCAGTGGAGCGAAGGTCAAACAAATTTGGCATCGTCCATTAACGAGATTTCACTCATGAAACAAGACATAGAAAAGATGAAATACGTACTTGAGAAATCCCAGGAAAATTTCTCCaaagaatcgttgaaaaacgGCGAAATAAGCAAAGAGTTGGAGGACTCGCGTGCGTTGAACAAAGATCTTGAAGAGAAATGGACCGATTGTAAAATCCAGGTCGAAACTATTGTGGccgagaaaaataatctcgaagaaaaattgcaaCTCGAACTGGCGAAGCAGCGAGGACAATTGGAAGATCTGGAATCTGCAAAAACACTCTTGGAACAAGAATTGTCATCGTTTACTGCTTTGAAGTCCGATATGACCGAGGAAATTAGGAGGCTGCGCGAAGTACTAGAAAGTTCACGCAACGATCAACaaaatatgaaagaaacgCACGACAAGGAGTGCAGTAAATTCCAGCAACAAATCGAAGATTTCAATGAGCAATCGAAACGGCAATTAGAAGAAATAGAATCTCTGCGAAATCAATTGGAAagtataaaattcgaaaaagtaCGTTTGAccgaaaaaatggaagaaacgaACAACACCGTCGCTGTTTTAGAGAAGCGTTTAGTCGTAGCGGAAAATTTGCGAATGGAGATCGAACTTGAGgataaattgaagaaagaagCGTTGAACGTTGTTCAAGCAAAACTGGAACAACtcggcaaagaaaaaatcgaaacggAGCTAAGAATGAAGGAAGTTATAGTTAATCTTCAAGAAGTTCGAACGAGCCAGGATCAAGTGATGGAGGCTCAGATACAAgcactcgaagaaaaatcaCGCCAGCACGTTAATctcgaaaaagaaatggaCGAGTTTAGAATtgcattgaaagaaaaaacaagtaaACTTGAAGCTGCAGAAGCAAAGGTGGAGGACATTTTAGCAGAATTGAAGACTGCGAGAGAAGAGGGCAAAGAGAAATCAGTGCTAGTAAAAAAACTGGAAAGTTTGTTAGAGGTAGAGCGTGAGCAATTCGGTGAAACGACGCGAAACCTCGAAActgtgaataataatatagttgaaattgaaaaaatatcacgagtCTTGAAAGCGGAGCTCGATTCTCTTTGGGACTCGGTGAGAAACACTTTACCCGAATTGGCCCGTTCGAGAACTTCTCTCGATAACAATGAGAATGCTAAAGACCTCCTATCAGCATTCGTCGAGGATACAAATGCCATACAAAGAGTCGTGTCGATACTCAGCGAAGCTAACGAGACTCTGAAAGAGCACGCGAGCTCGGAGAAGGAATCTGCAAGAATATTATGCGATGaggtggaaaaacaaaaattcgagcTCAACGAACTTTTGAAGGGTGTGGAAACCGAACTTGAGAAACGTGATCAACGTGTGTCACTCTTGACCGAACGGGACAAGAATTTACAAGAATTATTAATGAAGGTTGCCTCCGAGAGAGATGAAGTCGAAAAAGAACTAGTGCACTTGATTAATAGATGGAAACTGCTGACTATTGAAGCTGAAAATTTTATAACCACCGGCAATTTAAACTGCGAAgaactgaaaaatttgataaatcaaCGCAATGAAATCGAGAGTTCTCTCTTTGGTTTTAATGAGCGTCACACGTGTAATTCAAAGAGCTTGTTCGAATCTCTTCATCGAATATTTTGTTCGTCGGAGACTGAGCTAGAAAGTTCTCGTGAAACGATTCTGTCCGAAGAGATGCAACGGGGTGAGCTCATGAAGCAGGGGCTGACGGTTCTAGTCGAAAAAATGGATGAATTCTCGGAGAATCTTAAGACGTACGATACGAAATTGAAATCAGGATTGCTAAACGAGGCCtcagaaaacgagaaaaaacttcGGGCGGAATTGGAAAAGatatcgaaagagaaaaaagatatAAAAGATAAATTCGATGCTGCGAGGGCACGTAATGCgaagatggagaaaaatatggagGATTTGAGAAACGACAGTAAAAAAGTTAAGTCCGAGTTAATCGGTGAACTCGAGAAACTGCGTGCGTTGATCGATAAattagaagaagaaaaagttgagTTGGCCAAAAGAGTCAACGAGAAAGCAGACGTTGAAACACTCCACAACGAATATGGGcaaaaactcgagaaaatcAAGCAGAAAATG AAAACGGCATACAACGAGCAAATTGCAAAATTAAACCAagagcaagaaaaaattttgaatgaaaaaatagaatcgttgaaaattcaGACGGAACAGCAGTGTCGGAAATACGCCGAAGATATAGCTAAATACAAGGCTCACATAAGTGATCTAAGCTCTCGTTACTGGGAAGTAGGTGAAAAATTGCTCGCCGAGACACAGGAAAAACAAGTAGCACTTCAACAAGTGCAACGTTTGAGAGAACTAAAACACAATCAGGAAATAACCGCTGAATACAAAGAACAAGTTGTCCATAATCGTCAAAAGACTGCGAG TTTGGACAGACGAGAATTTACGATTGATCGATTACCCAAAGACTCTTCGAGTCGAGTTGGCTATGGGGCTGTCGAAGTCATCGAAGAGGAAACTACAACGTTCTCAACACACAGGAGACACAGCGTTAAAAGTATTCAGGCAATGGGGAATGCTTTCAGAGCCGAAGACGAAGAAGGCGAAGTTTTTGACAGCGTTTACTTGG CGGACTTGAAGGAAGGTCGTTGTGCACCAAAAGGCCCGGACTTTGATCGTTTGTCAGAACTTCGTATGAGAAACTCGATGTGCAGGCCTCATTTAAAATCATCGTACGCGGTCGAAACGAATTTACAACCAATTGCGCTGCTCGAAGATGATATTAAG GGGAACGAGCTCAAAAGTCCAAACAGCAGGATATTAAAGGAACGTAATGTTGAAAGGCGAACGACAGCTACTCCGAGAGGACTGAAAAATCTCTTTGGCACATCTATGTCTAAGAGACAGGATGAG aaTACGGTTGGCACGCCGAAAGGCAGACGGTTGAGCAACATTTTCAGAAAACAGCGTACTGAGCGTAATTAA